One window from the genome of Sphingobacteriales bacterium encodes:
- a CDS encoding SDR family oxidoreductase yields MLTNKTVLITGASSGFGEACAILFAREKCRLILCARREEKLHQLAERLKKDNNSEILVRKLDVRNRKEVETFVGELPESWKNIDILVNNAGLASGLDKVQEGDIDDWEKMIDTNIKGLLYLTRAIVPLMIERGIKGHVINIGSIAGIYAYPKGAVYCGTKAAVRIISDGLRMDLVENEIKVTNIQPGLAETEFSIVRFHGDIGKAKAVYQGLEPLTAMDVAETVVFAANRPPHVQICEITLTPRCQASATIVYRK; encoded by the coding sequence ATGTTGACAAATAAAACAGTTTTGATTACGGGAGCCAGCAGCGGTTTCGGGGAAGCCTGTGCCATCTTGTTTGCCCGTGAAAAATGCCGTCTGATATTATGTGCCAGACGTGAAGAAAAACTACATCAACTGGCTGAAAGGCTGAAGAAAGATAATAATTCCGAAATACTTGTCAGGAAACTGGATGTCAGAAACAGAAAAGAGGTCGAAACATTTGTCGGAGAATTACCTGAATCATGGAAAAACATTGACATTCTGGTCAACAATGCCGGATTGGCCAGCGGGCTCGACAAGGTTCAGGAAGGTGATATTGACGACTGGGAAAAAATGATAGATACCAACATCAAAGGCCTGCTCTACCTGACCCGGGCCATTGTCCCTCTGATGATTGAAAGAGGTATCAAAGGCCATGTCATTAATATCGGCTCTATTGCCGGAATTTATGCATATCCCAAAGGGGCAGTGTATTGCGGGACAAAGGCTGCTGTCAGAATTATTTCAGACGGACTGCGAATGGATCTGGTTGAAAATGAGATAAAAGTAACCAATATTCAACCCGGTTTAGCAGAAACCGAATTCAGCATTGTTCGTTTTCATGGAGATATCGGTAAAGCAAAAGCTGTTTATCAGGGTCTTGAGCCATTGACCGCCATGGATGTGGCTGAAACGGTTGTTTTTGCTGCCAACAGACCCCCTCATGTACAAATTTGTGAGATTACACTGACACCGCGCTGCCAGGCTTCTGCTACCATTGTTTACAGGAAGTGA